In Anas platyrhynchos isolate ZD024472 breed Pekin duck chromosome 7, IASCAAS_PekinDuck_T2T, whole genome shotgun sequence, one genomic interval encodes:
- the LOC140002979 gene encoding coiled-coil domain-containing protein 138-like isoform X2, with protein MDWISDQHLSKIEIQEEREGSEKPQCAKENYTLENCMKLLPMVTGQLQWMPFVDPKLHMSVIQFIYWSLRQIDTGSQDASMTATMERLAEVILKGAVQKGSMQKWTKKSTRSKPKPAHFFKSSSMPLRFLSTLVVLRTAKRMNYLTQAFRSLCVDLKTDEGKILFLQYRCVPIILSHLTISKKCLLFIALNALVEMAMNNDKK; from the exons ATGGACTGGATCTCAGACCAACACCttagcaaaatagaaatacaagaagagagagagggcagtgagaaacctcagtgtgctaaagaaaactacactctagaaaattgtatgaag cttttgcctATGGTCACTGGACAGCTCCAGTGGATGCCATTTGTGGATCCTAAACTACATATGTCTGTGATTCAATTTATCTACTGGTCTCTAAGGCAGATAGACACTGGTAGTCAG GATGCAAGCATGACAGCAACAATGGAGAGACTTGCAGAAGTTATTCTCAAAGGCGCAGTACAAAAGGGAAGCATGCAAAAATGGACTAAAAAGTCTACACGGAGTAAACCAAAAcctgcacatttctttaaaagctcctCTATGCCTTTGAGGTTTCTGTCAACTTTGGTTGTGCTTAGAACAGCAAAACGAA tGAATTACCTGACTCAGGCATTTCGTTCCCTTTGCGTGGACTTGAagacagatgaaggaaagatcttatttttgcaataccGATGTGTGCCTATCATACTAAGCCACTTAACTATATccaaaaaatgtctcctttttattgcacttaatGCATTAGTTGAGATGGCCATGAACAACGATAAAA AATGA
- the LOC140002979 gene encoding coiled-coil domain-containing protein 138-like isoform X1: MDWISDQHLSKIEIQEEREGSEKPQCAKENYTLENCMKLLPMVTGQLQWMPFVDPKLHMSVIQFIYWSLRQIDTGSQDASMTATMERLAEVILKGAVQKGSMQKWTKKSTRSKPKPAHFFKSSSMPLRFLSTLVVLRTAKRMNYLTQAFRSLCVDLKTDEGKILFLQYRCVPIILSHLTISKKCLLFIALNALVEMAMNNDKSE, from the exons ATGGACTGGATCTCAGACCAACACCttagcaaaatagaaatacaagaagagagagagggcagtgagaaacctcagtgtgctaaagaaaactacactctagaaaattgtatgaag cttttgcctATGGTCACTGGACAGCTCCAGTGGATGCCATTTGTGGATCCTAAACTACATATGTCTGTGATTCAATTTATCTACTGGTCTCTAAGGCAGATAGACACTGGTAGTCAG GATGCAAGCATGACAGCAACAATGGAGAGACTTGCAGAAGTTATTCTCAAAGGCGCAGTACAAAAGGGAAGCATGCAAAAATGGACTAAAAAGTCTACACGGAGTAAACCAAAAcctgcacatttctttaaaagctcctCTATGCCTTTGAGGTTTCTGTCAACTTTGGTTGTGCTTAGAACAGCAAAACGAA tGAATTACCTGACTCAGGCATTTCGTTCCCTTTGCGTGGACTTGAagacagatgaaggaaagatcttatttttgcaataccGATGTGTGCCTATCATACTAAGCCACTTAACTATATccaaaaaatgtctcctttttattgcacttaatGCATTAGTTGAGATGGCCATGAACAACGATAAAAGtgagtaa